The window GAGAGATTTTTCAGATATTCATCAAGCTTTGGATTTATTAAAAACTCCATTTATATCCCCTTTAAAATCTTAAGACTAATATCTTATGAACTTTTTTCTTAAGTTGCAAAGTTATAAAATTAGTATTGTTTTTGTGTATAAAAGTGTGTAAAAGGAGAGGAAGTCATGCCTGCAGTAAGAATGAATATATCCCTTGATAAAGAGATAGCCGATGAGCTTGAAAGCATAGCTAAAGAGCTTGGGGAGAAAAAAAGCCATATCATAAGAGATGCTCTCATGTATTATTTTGATTAT is drawn from Persephonella sp. and contains these coding sequences:
- a CDS encoding DUF6290 family protein: MPAVRMNISLDKEIADELESIAKELGEKKSHIIRDALMYYFDYLDVKIAEERLKRVEEGKEELIPFEEVKRRLGLD